One Glandiceps talaboti chromosome 20, keGlaTala1.1, whole genome shotgun sequence genomic region harbors:
- the LOC144450553 gene encoding SEC14 domain and spectrin repeat-containing protein 1-B-like codes for MASEDGYDSSISVGNISGIMEYSDSEWSLPPIRLMTWEKPKAMEAAQIIEVLRSRVAYLSGGKDRHGGPIISIPNLSDPSDLSAQDFASCIAYLAKIPSDEAKSQGFTVLIDARGSSWNNVRPVLKLLQEVLMEKVYMVGIVKPEAFWEKQKAGQSLKREKAQLGFEVMMFSSVAKLTRYVDPSQLTADFGGYLIYNHSEWLQSRMDYEKFVKETVAMLKRLDQAETELISQLQDEEPIKPEELLWQHQRLKDKVVTQPNSLIMSGQKLLRQLQQDKESGFSQGTEFYQTEDQIIMRNHAKRLLDQLQAKQMKLEQYLDELDRELVQHVKLGDLRSGIKRVVDWILGPGEKLLASQHDIGTSYNEADKLRREHEKLELKCTDTYGMYAELRHVASTLIKENHPSASDIHSQRDYMDTVCRSYASRLERRRNLLITSVRFHRLVQDVLSNLEDFLGLLQSDIVADDVESAQKALRKLHEKWSTFSLIVEQAIREGHALLDMMSETVKNAFGKDITPDYTSHKDHVQRILDELQGRKLTCDEMAEVRKLKLQQILQLRTCERDADQAIIWLLELCDVMVKTHIDIGHTAMEAEHLKREHLKFENTAKGTYEYGKQLLQAALVLRRSLHFDLTQNHERAQKLARAWRQFSHAIGERSSRLSVSYTFHRNTETLIDRLDDFMWTIWPHLRDSHEDKRKEILQPFTQEKEQLMKHYVDTVAMGRALLERLSLPVIATERVPLGPGVETPEEYKATARIIRRLIHRLESKKNELEDVWNHGKEPQPRSRTASPGRRVREVEYKKEVIEIRYTGKGTGDVQEDTPGVVGIAGRGTPMQEEIVTRKEVPTEMGMPPGMELPAERGVLPRREVPKHMEGFSSEGEVYSDPELPGREVYMERVAPLGSGVGTERDDAGVRGEPLDPELLKRLKQGMEEVSKL; via the exons GTGGTAAAGATAGACATGGAGGACCCATCATATCCATACCCAACCTTTCTGACCCCAGCGACCTTTCAGCTCAAGACTTTGCCTCATGTATTGCCTACTTAGCCAAGATACCAAG TGATGAAGCCAAGTCTCAAGGGTTCACTGTTCTTATTGATGCACGTGGTAGTTCATGGAACAATGTCAGACCAGTACTCAAACTATTACAG GAAGTACTCATGGAAAAAGTGTACATGGTCGGTATTGTGAAACCAGAAGCTTTCTGGGAGAAACAAAAAGCTGGTCAAAGTTTGAAGAGAGAGAAAGCACAACTTGGCTTTGAG GTGATGATGTTTTCCAGTGTAGCCAAACTGACACGATACGTAGACCCAAGTCAACTAACAGCAGACTTTGGTGGCTATCTTATATACAACCATTCAGAATGGCTACAAAGCAGAATG GATTATGAAAAATTCGTCAAGGAGACAGTGGCCATGTTGAAAAGACTTGATCAAGCAGAAACAGAACTTATCAGTCAGTTACAGGATGAAGAACCTATCAAACCAGAAGaattactatggcaacatcAGAGACTTAAAGACAAAGTTGTGACTCAACCAAACTCACTTATTATGTCAG GTCAAAAACTTTTACGGCAGCTTCAGCAAGACAAAGAATCAGGCTTCTCTCAAGGAACAGAATTTTACCAAACAGAGGACCAAATTATCATGAGAAATCATGCCAAGAGATTGCTGGACCAGTTACAAGCCAAACAAATGAAACTAGAACAGTATTTAGATGAACTTGACAGAGAACTGGTACAACATGTGAAGTTAGGTGATCTAAGAAGTGGCATAAAAAGG GTTGTAGACTGGATTTTAGGTCCAGGAGAGAAACTTTTAGCATCTCAACACGATATTGGTACTTCATATAATGAAGCCGATAAACTCAGACGGGAACATGAGAAACTGGAACTCAAGTGTACA GATACGTATGGTATGTATGCCGAATTACGACATGTAGCTAGTACTTTGATCAAAGAGAATCATCCGTCGGCCAGTGACATTCATTCCCAGCGAGACTACATGGATACTGTTTGCCGAAGTTACGCCTCAAGACTTGAAAGAAGACGAAATTTACTTATTACCTCAGTACGATTCCACCGACTTGTGCAAGAT GTTTTATCTAATTTAGAAGATTTCTTAGGCCTGTTACAAAGTGACATAGTAGCTGATGATGTAGAGAGTGCACAGAAAGCACTCAGAAAGTTACATGAAAAATGGAGTACGTTTT CATTGATAGTAGAACAGGCCATTCGAGAAGGTCATGCGTTGCTTGATATGATGTCTGAGACAGTGAAAAATGCATTTGGTAAAGACATCACACCTGATTACACCTCTCACAAAGACCATGTACAGAGAATATTGGATGAGTTACAGGGAAGGAAATTAACCTGTGACGAGATGGCTGAAGTCCGTAAACTCAAATtacaacaaatcttacagttAAGGACTTGTGAAAGGGATGCTGACCAG GCCATAATATGGTTATTAGAGCTATGTGATGTCATGGTGAAAACACATATAGACATTGGACATACTGCAATGGAAGCTGAACATCTGAAGAGAGAACATctcaaatttgaaaacactgcCAAG GGTACCTATGAATATGGTAAACAGCTATTACAAGCAGCACTGGTACTAAGAAGATCACTTCATTTTGATCTAACACAAAACCATGAAAGAGCACAAAAACTTGCCAGAGCTTGGAGACAGTTCTCACATGCAATTGGTGAAAGATCATCCAGACTGTCTGTATCCTATACATTTCATAGAAATACTGAAACA CTCATAGACAGACTAGATGATTTCATGTGGACAATATGGCCACACCTCAGAGATAGTCATGAAGATAAACGAAAGGAAATTCTTCAACCCTTCACACAAGAGAAAGAACAACTAATGAAGCATTATGTGGATACAGTTGCTATGGGCAGAGCATTGCTAGAGAGACTGTCGTTACCAGTTATTGCTACAGAAAG GGTACCTCTTGGTCCAGGTGTTGAAACGCCAGAAGAGTACAAAGCTACTGCCCGAATTATACGTAGACTTATCCACCGACTAGAATCTAAGAAGAATGAATTGGAGGATGTCTGGAATCATGGAAAAGAACCCCAGCCTAGAAGCAGAACTGCTTCTCCAGGACGCAGAGTCAGAGAGGTCGAGTACAAGAAGGAAGTTATTGAGATAAGGTATACTGGGAAAGGTACTGGAGATGTCCAAGAAGATACACCTGGAGTTGTCGGAATAGCTGGCAGAGGAACTCCAATGCAGGAGGAGATAGTCACTAGAAAGGAAGTACCTACAGAAATGGGAATGCCACCCGGAATGGAGTTGCCAGCAGAAAGGGGAGTCCTACCCAGAAGAGAggtgccaaaacatatggaagGATTTTCTTCGGAAGGAGAAGTGTACTCAGATCCGGAATTACCAGGCAGAGAAGTTTACATGGAAAGAGTTGCACCCTTGGGATCAGGTGTTGGAACTGAGAGGGATGATGCAGGAGTTAGGGGTGAACCATTGGATCCAGAATTGCTGAAAAGACTAAAACAGGGGATGGAAGAGGTGAGTAAACTTTAa